A DNA window from Hypomesus transpacificus isolate Combined female chromosome 24, fHypTra1, whole genome shotgun sequence contains the following coding sequences:
- the LOC124486841 gene encoding ral guanine nucleotide dissociation stimulator-like isoform X5 has protein sequence MIMLEKQSSTQEIGEEAEEGAVFTITLRKVQLHQSASKGQRWLGVETDSALSLYETCKVRTIKAGTLERLVEYMVSAFRGKDSTYATIFLCTYRSFASTKQVLDLLFNRYARLQNKSSAEGSRLSQEDCTERRNTVSSILGAWLDQYSEDFWTPPEYGCLHQLLSYLRLHFPGSDLERRARNLLAHFHHRHQCEPDLDVEHIGCPFATQEESGFEDELPGLNFLSFDPIMVAEQFTLMDADLFKKVVPYHCLGGIWSQRDKKGKEHLAPTIRATVAQFNCVTNCVISTCLSNPTLKPTQRARLVERWIEVARECRILKNFSSLRAILSALQCNSLHRLKRTWDEVSRENFRTFRELSEIFSDDNNYSLSRELLVKEGTSKFATLEINPKRAQRRHQQQRDLGVMQGTIPYLGTFLTDLVMMDTAMKDYTEGGLINFEKRRKEFEVIAQIKLLQLASNNYSFTQDSHFREWFSGVERLSEAESYTLSCEIEPLSEYASNTLRAKKNGGIMKRWSDRQLTEASSSSAGSSHSKSFDQTHFRLYQGGGGDSGDALSIGSSGSDLEDVNPGFLSDSPEGHERKTSTPSVKHSVSALGKEGHTPDPNATFWESTSLSSLDTSGMGSGSSSASSTSVSSSTPLPSARSHKRSVSAVSNYSNLSLPLYNQQVDDCCIIRVSLDVENGNMYKSILVTSQDKTPAVIRKAMVKHNVEREKTEDYELMQKISDDKELRIPDNANVFYAMNSTANYDFVLKKRGSSKTGRAKSVASSTLPRMKQKGLKIAKGIF, from the exons AGCTCGACGCAGGAGATTGGCGAGGAGGCCGAGGAGGGAGCCGTCTTCACCATCACCCTGAGGAAAGTGCAGCTGCACCAGTCGGCCAGCAAGGGGCAGCGGTGGCTGGGCGTGGAGACAGACTCCGCCCTCAGCCTGTACGAGACCTGCAAGGTGCGCACCATCAAGGCGGGCACCCTGGAGCGGCTGGTGGAGTACATGGTGTCTGCGTTCCGCGGCAAGGACTCCACCTATGCCACCATCTTCCTCTGCACTTACCGCTCCTTCGCCTCCACCAAGCAGGTGCTGGATCTCCTGTTCAACAG GTATGCCAGGCTGCAGAACAAGTCCTCAGCTGAAGGAAGCAGACTCTCGCAGGAGGACTGCACTGAGCGGAGGAA cACTGTCTCTTCCATCCTGGGGGCGTGGCTGGACCAGTACTCTGAGGACTTTTGGACCCCTCCGGAGTACGGATGTTTACACCAGCTGCTCTCCTACCTTCGCCTGCACTTCCCCGGCTCCGACCTGGAGCGGCGAGCTCGCAACCTGCTGGCCCACTTCCACCACCGGCACCAGTGTGAGCCGGACCTTGACG TGGAGCATATCGGCTGCCCCTTCGCCACACAGGAAGAGAGCGGCTTCGAGGACGAGCTTCCTGGCCTGAACTTCCTGTCGTTCGACCCCATCATGGTCGCGGAGCAGTTTACACTCATGGACGCG GACCTGTTCAAGAAGGTGGTCCCCTACCACTGCCTGGGGGGGATCTGGTCCCAAAGGGACAAGAAGGGGAAGGAGCACCTGGCCCCCACCATCAGAGCTACTGTGGCCCAGTTCAACTGTGTAACCAACTGTGTCATCAGCACCTGCCTGAGCAACCCTACGTTGAAGCCCACCCAGAGAGCCAGGCTGGTGGAGCGCTGGATCGAGGTGGCCCGG GAATGTCGCATCCTGAAGAACTTCTCGTCCCTGCGAGCCATTCTCTCTGCCCTGCAGTGTAACTCCCTCCACCGCCTCAAGAGGACCTGGGACGAGGTGTCCAG GGAGAATTTCCGCACGTTCAGAGAGTTGTCCGAGATCTTCTCAGACGACAACAACTACTCTCTGAGCAGAGAGCTCTTAGTCAAG GAGGGAACTTCTAAATTTGCCACTCtggaaatcaaccccaaacgaGCTCAGAGGAGACACCAACAGCAGAGAGATCTG GGGGTGATGCAGGGGACCATTCCTTACCTGGGCACCTTTTTGACCGACCTAGTTATGATGGACACAGCCATGAAGGACTACACAGAG GGTGGACTCATCAACTTTGAGAAGCGGAGAAAG GAGTTTGAGGTGATCGCCCAGATcaagctgctgcagctggcATCCAACAACTACAGCTTCACCCAGGACAGCCACTTCAGAGAGTGGTTCTCGGGGGTGGAGAGACTCAGTGAAgcggagag CTACACACTGTCTTGTGAGATCGAGCCGCTGTCAGAGTATGCCAGCAACACTCTCAGAGCCAAGAAAAACGGGGGGATAATGAAACGCTGGAGCGA tcgCCAGCTGACCGAAGCAAGCTCCAGCAGTGCAGGAAGCTCCCATTCCAAGTCCTTCGACCAGACCCACTTCAGGCTGtatcagggagggggaggggacagcgGTGACGCACTTAGCATTGGCTCCAGTGGCTCCGATCTGGAGGACGTTAACCCCGGTTTCCTGTCCGACTCACCAGAGGGCCACGAGAGGAAG ACATCAACACCCTCAGTAAAACATTCTGTCTCCGCTTTGGGGAAAGAGGGCCACACTCCTGATCCAAACGCTACG TTCTGGGAGTCCACTTCCCTGTCGTCCCTGGACACCTCGGGGATGGGCTCGGGCTCCAGCAGTGCCTCGTCCACCTCCGTTTCctcgtccacccccctcccgtcCGCTCGCTCCCACAAGCGCTCCGTGTCGGCCGTGTCCAACTACTCcaacctctccctgcccctctacaACCAGCAGGTGGACGACTGCTGCATCATCCGCGTCAGCCTGGACGTGGAAAACGGGAACATGTACAAGAGCATACTG GTGACCAGTCAAGACAAGACCCCAGCCGTCATCAGGAAAGCCATGGTCAAACACAACGTGGAGCGAGAGAAAACGGAAGACTATGAGCTGATGCAGAAAATTTCAGACGATAAAG AGCTGCGGATACCAGACAATGCCAATGTCTTCTATGCCATGAACTCAACTGCCAACTATGACTTTGTTTTAAAAAAGCGAGGTTCATCAAAGACAGGCAGGGCCAAAAGTGTTGCCAGCTCCACACTGCCCCGTATGAAACAGAAGGGGCTGAAAATCGCCAAAGGGATCTTCTGA